The following nucleotide sequence is from Mucilaginibacter sp. cycad4.
GATGAACCATCTGCACGCCCGGTGAGGGTTAGTAAGTACCTGTCTTTAAATGCATAATTTAAACGTAATGCACCTGAAGTTAAATGTTGCCCAACGTAATTGCTTGATATTTTTAAGTTAGCCGGATTGTTTTGCAGCGCATAGAAGGATTGGTCGGGTATTAATTGCCCGGTACCTTGTGCCGAGGATTGGTCCATAACATTTGATTGATAACTGGTAACACCCGTTACAACCATGCTATGCTTCGCTATTCTTTTTTGCCAGGTGATAATATTTTCCCAAAGCAAATTAGTTTCATTTGAATTGGTTACCGATGCTAATGACCCGGAAGATAAGGCCCTGTTTATAGTATTGGCGCTTTCAAAATGCCCGTTTCGTGAACCGGACAGGGTGATACCTAAATTTGACCGGATGGTTAAGCTGCTTATTGGCTTCCATTCTGCATAGGCGGTTGAAAGCAAATGCGTAATTCTGTTTTTATTTACAAACTGGGATGCATCATCATCAAAAAGAGGATTAGCCTGGTTACCGTTACCCGGAAATTTAGCTATACTGCCATCAGCATTGTACGGATTAAAATAGGGAATAATTTTGTTAGCTACGGATAATACGCCATCATTACGAAGGTTTTGATCATAATAAGCAAGCTGACTTTGCAGCCCGACTTTAAAAGCTTTGAATAACTGGTGATCTATATTTAAACGCAGTGTATACCTGTTTGAATAATCATTAGCATACAATCCTTTTTCCTTGAAATAGTCAAAAGAAAAATAAGCTTTTGTTTTTTCGCTTCCACCGGAAACACTGGCATTATAGTCCTGTTGGGAGCCTTTATGTAATAGAAACCCCGGCCAGTAATATGACAGACCGCTTTGAACTGCAGCCAGGTCACCGGCACTGGTAAAAACTTTCGGATCGTCGGCCGGAGAATTCCATGTTCCGATAGTTCTGAAGCTTTCGCGTTTCAGGTTTGCATATTGCGGCCCTGTCATGGGTACCGGATAGCCTGCAACGTCCGAAATTCCATAATATGAACCTGCTGCTACTTTAGGTTGCCCGCTGCTGCCTCTTTTTGTTGTAATAATAATTACGCCGTTTGCTCCGCGCGAACCATAAATAGCTGTAGATGAAGCATCCTTCAAAAACTCCATTGATGCGATATCGTTTTGATTGATATCTTCATAATTGCTGTACTGGATCCCGTCGACTATATAAAGCGGGCCATTACCTGCAGATAGTGACCGGTTACCACGAACGGTTACGCTTACATTTGCACCTGCGGCACCGCTTGTGCGTACAATATCTACACCCGAAACCTTTCCCTGCAGTGCCTCCATGGGGTTTGATGCCGCAACTTTGGTGATCTCATCGCCCTTAACAGAAACAACTGAACCGGTAAGGTCCCTTTTTTTTACTGCACCATAACCCACAATAATAACCTCTTCGAGCGATTTGCTTAAGGGCACTAAAGCCACCTTTAAAAATGTTTTGCCGTTAACATTCTGTTCTAATGGCCTGAACCCTAAAAAAGTAAATACCAATACAGTATTGGCGTTGGGAACTGTAATGGTAAAATCTCCTGAAACATTAGTTGCAACACCTATATCAGTGTCCTTTATCTTTACTGATACACCAGGCAGTGGTTCGCCTTTTTCGTCGGTTACTTTGCCATTTATGGTTATTGTTTCAATTTGACCATTGTTGTTGCTCGCTGCAGGCCCTGCAGTTGTGTTATTAAACAAAATAATATTATTGTCTATCTGGCTGTAGCCAATTCCCCGGTTGGCAAAAAGCTCGTCCAGGATATCTTTCACCGATTTATCCCGCGAAGAAAGAGTAACACGGGAGTTGGGTGACAGCACATTGTCTTTGTAAGCAAACCGTAAATTGGTTTGCTTTTCAATTTTTTTGATTACCGATTTTAGTGTTTCGTTACCCACTTCCAGCTTGACGTTGATCTTATCGAGCGATTGCCCTTTGCTTGATGAAGCTAAGAGCAATTGGCCGGAGACCAGTAATACCAACAGGATAATAAAACTGAATCGCATAACTTTTCGGAATGTTTTTAATAATTGGCGTGCAGAGGCACCGGATAATGTGCGCCACTGCTTAAACGCAAGAGTTTTTTTCATAACTTGCATTGGTTTTAATCGGTTAATAATAATTGGTTAAATACTTGCCCTGTCGCCGAAAGATGTGAGAAGTCGTAAGCAACGGGGCTTTTTTAATCTGGAGGTTTAAAGTATCATTGTTTCATAGGTTTTTGATTAAGAGGTAAAAAATTGGTTATTATTCACAGCCGGAACCTGATAGTATAACTTCACCCGCTCCATTCCATTTATAGCTCAAATTATTCAGGTGCGATAATACTTTGACAACCTGTTCCATCCCGGTAGTATTTAAGAAGGTTGCGCTAAAACGGCAGCTCCCAATCTTTTCGTTATCAAGGATAACTTTTATACCATACCTTTCTGTTAAAACGGCAGCGGCTTCTTTCAGGGTCATATGGTCCATTACCAGGTCGGTCTCTTTCCAAAGTATTGTGGTTTTGGCATTCAATATATTTATTGAAGATTGATTATTGATTTCGTTATAGCTTATCTGATGATTGGGCAATACAATGCCTAAGGTTTTTTTAGGAGCAGATACTTTAACTTTTCCGCGTGTTACCGTTACCTCAATCAAACTGCCTGTTGATTTAATATTAAATGCTGTACCTAACACGCGGGTTGTAATTTGCCCAGTATGTACCAGGAAAGGGTGAAGCGGATCATGTCTGACATCGAAATAGGCTTCGCCGGTTAAATACACTTCCCGGGTTTTCCCGATAAACTTTGCCGGGTAATCTAAATGACTGTTTTTATTTAATGTAACGACGCTTCCGTCGGCCAGCCTGATCTCCTGCACATGACGGACTGGTTTAGGCATAGCCACCCGCGCCTGCAGGGGTATTGGTTTGGGCCGGGTGTTTAAAAAATACAAGCCCGCGCATATTAACAATGCAATGGTAGCGGCAACCGAACGGATAATTGTTTTGGAGCTTCTTTTTTGAAATGAGTAAACGTTTTTTTCCTTTTTTACAATCTCAAGCAGCTTATTGTATAAAACCTCCTGGTGGTCGCCTTCTGCGTCAGCACCAGGTTTAACTTCGGTATCTGCCCATAGTTTTTCCAATAAACCTTCAATTTCTGCCAGGTTATCCTCTTTGGCCATCAGTTCAAAAAGTTCGGCAAACTCTTCTGCTGTACATGAGGCGTCCAGGTATTTTTGAAATAAGTATTTTATGCGAAAAACCGAGGCTGTTGACATGCTACGCTTGGCTGGTTAAAACCAATTCATATACATGACGATAAAATAAGAAGAGAGGACTAATCAGATCTGAAAAAAAATAAAAAAAAGAGAGATTGTGAGCAAAATAGATAGCTGACCATGCTTTATAAATTCGCGCATTTTTTTCAAAGCGGTAACAATATGATTTTTTACCGTGTTTTTTGACAGATTTAGTTTGTCGGCAATCTGCTCATGGGTAAGCCCTTCTTCCCGGCTTAAATTGAGTATCAATTGCTGCTGTTGAGTAAGCTTTTGCAGGCAATGTATAACATGCTGGTTATATTCTTTAAAATCGTGATTTGAGGCTGCAGTTGCCTGCTCATGCAGCATATGTTGGTTAAGGAGCTGTTGTATTCTTTTTTCGCGCGCCGCTGTCCGTAAAAAGTCGAGTGATTTATTTACAGCCATCCGGTAAAGAAAAGCATCAACGTTTTCTACTTCACTTAACACCTCTTTGGCCGACCAGATCTTCACAAAAATATCAAGCACCAGCTCTTCTGCAATTTCGCGCGACTTGACAACTTTATAAATATAGGCGAAAAGCCGGGGTTGGTTTTTTTGGAAGAATAGCTTAAAAGCGAGCTCATCGCCCAATGACAGACGTTGGTGCAACGAAGTTGATATTTCGTCACCTATACCGGATGAACCCAAATGGTTGAACAATGCAATATTATAATTGGAATCATAAAGTAACAATCTATTATTCAATTAATCAATAAGCAAATGAATAAATGATTGTTTAGAATACAATTAATAATACATTCTACACAAGGTCAGCTAATTAGATATCAAATAAATGCGGGTTTTAAAATTCAGGACACATCCGAATTACTTGGGTGATGTAACGCGCATCGTTGCTAAACGTGTTGATAACAGAATCTTAAGCTACCGTTCAGACCTGCCCCGGCTTCAACACAAGGGCCTCCCCCTCAAACGTGATTCCCGGCCAGCCATAGGCCATAAACTGGCGGATATTCTGATGATCTGTACTATCCGGATTTGCCAATACGGCCCTATAGTGCTCAGCAAATAAATAAAGCGTATCCGGCTCACTCAGGTTATTGATCTGAGCAAAAGCGAAAACCCTGGCACTGCCCTGGTTCTGCGTAGTTTCGTTATAAATATTGCCATTTTTAAATGCCGTAGGTTGATGATCGTAATAATTAGCTATAAATTCGATAACTTCATTAAACGTCACAGTACCCTCTTTTAGGGCAGTAATTAAATCAGCCAATTGTTCTTTCATTAAGAGATTTTTTTGCGAAAATAGAATTTAAAAA
It contains:
- a CDS encoding RNA polymerase sigma-70 factor, translating into MFNHLGSSGIGDEISTSLHQRLSLGDELAFKLFFQKNQPRLFAYIYKVVKSREIAEELVLDIFVKIWSAKEVLSEVENVDAFLYRMAVNKSLDFLRTAAREKRIQQLLNQHMLHEQATAASNHDFKEYNQHVIHCLQKLTQQQQLILNLSREEGLTHEQIADKLNLSKNTVKNHIVTALKKMREFIKHGQLSILLTISLFFIFFQI
- a CDS encoding SusC/RagA family TonB-linked outer membrane protein — protein: MKKTLAFKQWRTLSGASARQLLKTFRKVMRFSFIILLVLLVSGQLLLASSSKGQSLDKINVKLEVGNETLKSVIKKIEKQTNLRFAYKDNVLSPNSRVTLSSRDKSVKDILDELFANRGIGYSQIDNNIILFNNTTAGPAASNNNGQIETITINGKVTDEKGEPLPGVSVKIKDTDIGVATNVSGDFTITVPNANTVLVFTFLGFRPLEQNVNGKTFLKVALVPLSKSLEEVIIVGYGAVKKRDLTGSVVSVKGDEITKVAASNPMEALQGKVSGVDIVRTSGAAGANVSVTVRGNRSLSAGNGPLYIVDGIQYSNYEDINQNDIASMEFLKDASSTAIYGSRGANGVIIITTKRGSSGQPKVAAGSYYGISDVAGYPVPMTGPQYANLKRESFRTIGTWNSPADDPKVFTSAGDLAAVQSGLSYYWPGFLLHKGSQQDYNASVSGGSEKTKAYFSFDYFKEKGLYANDYSNRYTLRLNIDHQLFKAFKVGLQSQLAYYDQNLRNDGVLSVANKIIPYFNPYNADGSIAKFPGNGNQANPLFDDDASQFVNKNRITHLLSTAYAEWKPISSLTIRSNLGITLSGSRNGHFESANTINRALSSGSLASVTNSNETNLLWENIITWQKRIAKHSMVVTGVTSYQSNVMDQSSAQGTGQLIPDQSFYALQNNPANLKISSNYVGQHLTSGALRLNYAFKDRYLLTLTGRADGSSVLSSGNKWAFFPSAAAAWRVVDEGFMKTQSVFSELKLRLSYGVAGNAAVSAYQTQSKAALIPFSWNDITALAYGLDPNIGNPQLKWELTGTLNAGIDFGIYKDRVSGTIDYYDSHTRDLLLPQQLPASTGALRTLANVGKSRNTGIEIALKTINIQSENFTWTSNITYTRNKERITYLPNGVNDLANGWFIGYPVVSFYDYQKTGIWQTSEAAQAATYGYKPGDIKVADIDNDGKFTTTFDRKILGSAVPRYSFGFSNDFKYKGFDLNVQVFGRIGQMFVSQYALKYEPNAIENGANVDYWTPENPTNAYPRPSANITKASEPFASTLGYKDGSYVKIRNATLGFTFPASVTKPIHVSNLRVYVSAKNFATFSKIKDYDPEGGGSFDRPLTKLFLAGVNLSF
- a CDS encoding HopJ type III effector protein, whose translation is MKEQLADLITALKEGTVTFNEVIEFIANYYDHQPTAFKNGNIYNETTQNQGSARVFAFAQINNLSEPDTLYLFAEHYRAVLANPDSTDHQNIRQFMAYGWPGITFEGEALVLKPGQV
- a CDS encoding FecR domain-containing protein, producing MSTASVFRIKYLFQKYLDASCTAEEFAELFELMAKEDNLAEIEGLLEKLWADTEVKPGADAEGDHQEVLYNKLLEIVKKEKNVYSFQKRSSKTIIRSVAATIALLICAGLYFLNTRPKPIPLQARVAMPKPVRHVQEIRLADGSVVTLNKNSHLDYPAKFIGKTREVYLTGEAYFDVRHDPLHPFLVHTGQITTRVLGTAFNIKSTGSLIEVTVTRGKVKVSAPKKTLGIVLPNHQISYNEINNQSSINILNAKTTILWKETDLVMDHMTLKEAAAVLTERYGIKVILDNEKIGSCRFSATFLNTTGMEQVVKVLSHLNNLSYKWNGAGEVILSGSGCE